A region from the Pseudomonas promysalinigenes genome encodes:
- a CDS encoding integrase domain-containing protein codes for MALVGRRDGRNFGYGRQLSYAGPQALKDMFGGGHYGTVKAHSDRWLAFVKWCRSEQGPGINDARHIDRKVLADYAAYLRDVVSHGDLAVSTAQNRLSSVNRTMAALRGDQCVKLPSPSKALGMQRPGVRHSVPQGQDLDQVKEIVNALCRNHQQRAAAIVLLARATGMRLREAILTDLPRLSREANAIGKINIQDGTKGGRNGASAPRWIAVDDHIRGALGFARQVSPAGSRNLIAPDESYLNLLQKIIRPARDILHGHNLKGFHELRAAYTCERYQQITHHRAPVNGDQYCQVDRNLDREARWQISCELGHGRIDVVAAYIGGRA; via the coding sequence ATGGCACTGGTGGGTAGGCGCGACGGCCGCAATTTCGGCTACGGCAGGCAATTGAGTTACGCAGGACCTCAGGCGTTGAAAGACATGTTCGGCGGTGGCCACTACGGCACGGTCAAGGCGCACAGTGATCGATGGTTGGCATTTGTGAAGTGGTGCCGCTCCGAGCAGGGACCCGGTATCAATGATGCACGGCACATTGATCGGAAGGTATTGGCCGACTATGCGGCGTATCTGCGCGACGTGGTTAGCCACGGTGATCTCGCCGTCAGCACCGCACAAAACCGGCTATCCAGCGTTAATAGGACAATGGCGGCGCTGCGCGGTGATCAGTGTGTGAAATTGCCCAGTCCGAGCAAGGCGTTGGGAATGCAGCGCCCCGGGGTTCGCCACTCGGTGCCGCAGGGCCAAGACCTTGATCAGGTTAAAGAGATCGTCAATGCGCTTTGCCGAAATCATCAGCAACGGGCGGCCGCGATTGTCCTGTTGGCGCGAGCCACCGGCATGCGCTTGCGTGAGGCTATCTTGACTGACCTGCCACGGTTGAGCCGTGAGGCTAACGCCATAGGCAAGATTAATATTCAGGACGGCACGAAAGGTGGTCGCAACGGAGCTTCGGCGCCACGCTGGATTGCGGTGGACGACCATATTCGAGGTGCACTTGGGTTTGCACGGCAGGTGTCGCCTGCGGGGAGCCGCAACCTGATTGCACCAGACGAAAGCTACCTGAATCTTTTGCAAAAAATCATCCGCCCGGCGCGGGACATCCTGCATGGCCACAACCTCAAAGGCTTCCACGAACTGCGAGCGGCCTACACTTGTGAGCGCTATCAGCAAATCACTCATCACCGCGCGCCTGTCAACGGCGACCAATATTGCCAGGTAGATAGGAACCTTGATCGTGAGGCCCGGTGGCAAATCAGCTGCGAGCTAGGGCACGGACGCATCGACGTGGTCGCCGCCTACATTGGTGGCCGGGCATGA